A portion of the Sulfuricurvum kujiense DSM 16994 genome contains these proteins:
- the rfbD gene encoding dTDP-4-dehydrorhamnose reductase yields MRSILVTGANGQLGSEIKKLSRLYPQYEFTFSGRETLDLGNLCKMEDYFDGKRFDAIINCGAYTAVDKAESEPELADTINHRFVSMLAKIAKIKKSALIHISTDYVFDGQNYRPYVETDPTDPQGVYGRTKQKAENAILATAPANTLIIRTSWVYSSFGTNFVKTMLRLGKERDTLGVIYDQVGTPTYAEDLARTVLELLPKISNESPEIYHYSNEGAISWYDFSKTIFELSGIVCDVKALTSDQYPTQAKRPHYSLLNKSKIKNDFGITIPYWKDSLCRCLEELGAKS; encoded by the coding sequence ATGCGTAGTATACTCGTCACCGGAGCCAACGGGCAATTGGGTTCCGAGATCAAAAAACTGAGCCGTTTATACCCGCAGTATGAATTTACCTTTTCGGGCAGAGAGACGCTGGATCTGGGCAACCTGTGTAAAATGGAAGATTATTTCGACGGAAAACGCTTTGACGCCATCATTAACTGCGGAGCCTATACCGCCGTCGACAAAGCCGAATCCGAACCCGAGCTTGCGGACACGATCAATCACCGTTTCGTAAGTATGCTGGCCAAAATCGCCAAAATCAAAAAATCGGCCCTGATCCATATTTCAACCGATTACGTCTTTGACGGACAAAACTACCGTCCCTACGTCGAAACCGATCCTACCGATCCGCAGGGGGTCTACGGCAGAACCAAACAAAAAGCGGAAAACGCCATTTTGGCCACGGCTCCTGCAAATACACTTATCATCCGAACGTCATGGGTGTATTCGTCGTTCGGCACTAATTTCGTCAAAACGATGCTCAGACTCGGAAAAGAACGCGACACTCTGGGGGTCATCTATGACCAAGTGGGGACGCCGACCTATGCAGAGGATTTGGCACGTACCGTTTTGGAACTCCTGCCGAAAATCAGTAACGAATCTCCCGAAATCTATCATTACAGCAATGAGGGAGCCATAAGCTGGTATGACTTTTCCAAAACGATCTTTGAACTCTCAGGTATCGTGTGTGACGTCAAGGCGCTTACGAGCGACCAATATCCGACACAGGCGAAACGCCCCCATTACAGTTTGCTGAACAAATCAAAAATCAAAAACGATTTCGGCATCACTATCCCGTATTGGAAAGACTCTCTGTGTAGATGTTTAGAAGAATTAGGAGCCAAGTCATGA
- the rfbB gene encoding dTDP-glucose 4,6-dehydratase → MKTILVTGCAGFIGSNFVPYFLDKYPDIRLINLDLLTYAGNLENLAEVENNDRHIFVKGDICDRTLVESLFKEYDIRGVIHFAAESHVDNSIKNPGIFVQTNVNGTFTLIDVAYKQWMEKPFAFKAGYEGCRFHHISTDEVYGTLGESGYFSEETSYAPNSPYSASKAGSDMIVRSYHHTYGMDTVITNCSNNYGPKQHSEKLIPTIIRKALAGENIPIYGDGKNIRDWLYVTDHCKGIDLAYHRGRSGEVYNIGGRNERNNNQIAERICTLLDTMRPRSDGKSYKEFITYVEDRAGHDRRYAIDASKIETELGWRADENFETGILKTVEWFLER, encoded by the coding sequence ATGAAAACCATTCTCGTCACCGGATGCGCCGGATTTATCGGAAGCAACTTCGTCCCCTACTTTCTCGACAAATACCCCGATATCCGTCTGATTAACTTAGACCTTCTTACGTATGCGGGCAATCTCGAAAACCTTGCCGAAGTTGAAAACAACGACCGTCATATTTTTGTCAAAGGGGATATCTGCGACCGTACCCTGGTCGAATCACTTTTCAAAGAGTATGACATCCGAGGGGTGATCCATTTTGCCGCAGAGAGCCATGTCGACAACTCGATCAAAAATCCGGGGATTTTTGTCCAAACCAATGTCAACGGCACCTTTACCCTGATCGACGTCGCCTACAAACAGTGGATGGAAAAACCTTTTGCCTTTAAAGCCGGGTATGAGGGGTGTCGCTTTCATCATATCAGTACCGACGAAGTGTACGGAACACTCGGGGAGAGCGGATACTTTAGCGAAGAAACCTCCTACGCCCCCAATTCGCCCTACAGCGCGTCCAAAGCGGGATCTGATATGATCGTCCGTTCGTATCACCATACCTACGGAATGGACACGGTCATTACCAACTGCTCTAACAACTACGGACCGAAACAGCACAGTGAAAAGCTGATCCCGACCATTATCCGAAAAGCCCTTGCGGGAGAAAATATCCCCATCTACGGAGACGGCAAAAACATCCGCGACTGGCTGTACGTCACAGACCACTGTAAAGGGATCGATTTGGCATACCACAGAGGGCGAAGCGGCGAAGTGTACAACATCGGCGGGCGCAATGAACGTAACAACAATCAGATCGCAGAGCGTATCTGTACCCTGCTCGATACCATGCGCCCCCGCAGCGACGGCAAAAGCTATAAAGAGTTTATCACCTATGTCGAAGACCGAGCCGGACATGACCGCCGCTATGCCATCGATGCGTCCAAAATCGAAACGGAACTCGGGTGGAGAGCCGATGAAAATTTTGAGACCGGTATCCTAAAAACGGTCGAATGGTTTTTAGAGCGTTAA
- a CDS encoding LTA synthase family protein, whose amino-acid sequence MPRIHPFIVAIVKIQFIFLLIMSSIRLWFYNHFSPYEALPETLRGEWLYALWFGLRLDLSVLGYVSIVSLLILALMQLVRSRNRTIRRILTGYFWTVFILISMFLGADMAFYSYFAEHANIMIFGVMDDDTKALLEIAWKNYNIPLLSVLGVLYGIVLWKLITFVFRRTEEVKTLPLPVAGKIGIYVVMIALSFLAARGSLGIFPISKYVVDVSSDPFINQLPQNGVFAIIKSYKQYKTSKSNDYNLIKMMGYENNITEAFRIHLQNRELNPKDLLGSLPQRTRQNPQLEKNPPNVVVIMVESFGMPITQYQSETFDIMGRLKKHFDEDTLFRNFVSGSNGTISSMEPFLLNIAARPESTSFGQSNYVQTAFKQASARVYQSKGYETSYVYGGDLSWRNVGGFMKYQGFDRVEGKGAIVSALKLDETKASHSWGVFDQYAYDFLLKKLSDAKKPQFIYLMTTNNHPPYDIPPEYTSRPLVWSSGMTKHMNGDRALLEKRLHDYAYALDMAGRFMDEIKSNPAFSNTVVVITADNNTIESSMKYDDPVATSKLIPFYLYLPKHLKPADIDTSVAGSHKDIFPTLYNLTLSNADYVSMGVDLLAPHTLHCGFNDAGIIISDRGAFEVDKAKNAYQSECNAYYKATLAAEEYLIRSHLKQKRIEQKD is encoded by the coding sequence ATGCCTAGAATTCACCCCTTTATTGTCGCTATCGTCAAAATTCAATTCATTTTTTTACTTATTATGTCGTCGATCCGCCTATGGTTTTATAACCATTTTTCTCCGTATGAGGCACTTCCCGAGACGTTGCGCGGCGAATGGCTGTATGCCCTTTGGTTCGGTTTGCGATTGGATTTGAGTGTTTTAGGATACGTCAGTATCGTGTCGCTGCTGATCCTTGCCCTCATGCAACTGGTCCGGAGCAGAAATCGGACGATCCGCCGCATATTAACGGGTTATTTTTGGACGGTTTTTATCCTCATCAGCATGTTTTTGGGTGCCGATATGGCGTTTTATTCCTATTTCGCAGAGCATGCGAATATTATGATTTTCGGTGTGATGGACGATGATACGAAAGCTTTGCTGGAAATAGCATGGAAAAACTATAACATCCCTCTTTTAAGCGTACTGGGAGTGCTATACGGTATTGTTCTTTGGAAGTTGATCACTTTCGTTTTCCGACGCACCGAGGAGGTTAAAACCCTCCCGTTACCCGTTGCGGGGAAGATCGGAATCTATGTCGTGATGATCGCATTGTCATTTTTGGCCGCGCGCGGATCGTTAGGGATTTTTCCGATATCGAAATATGTTGTGGATGTCTCTTCGGACCCATTTATCAATCAGCTTCCCCAAAACGGCGTATTTGCAATCATAAAATCCTACAAACAGTATAAAACAAGCAAATCGAACGATTATAATCTGATCAAGATGATGGGATATGAAAACAATATAACCGAAGCTTTTCGCATCCATCTCCAAAACAGAGAGCTCAATCCGAAAGACTTATTGGGATCATTGCCGCAGCGAACCCGCCAAAACCCCCAGCTTGAAAAAAATCCCCCGAATGTCGTCGTGATTATGGTTGAGAGTTTCGGAATGCCGATCACGCAGTACCAAAGCGAGACGTTTGACATTATGGGGCGGCTCAAAAAACATTTTGATGAAGACACGCTATTTCGTAATTTTGTTTCCGGCTCAAACGGCACCATCAGTTCCATGGAACCGTTTCTTTTAAATATCGCGGCACGGCCTGAGAGTACCTCTTTCGGGCAGAGCAATTATGTACAAACGGCTTTCAAACAAGCCTCTGCGAGAGTCTATCAGTCAAAAGGGTATGAAACCTCCTATGTGTACGGAGGCGATCTCTCCTGGCGGAATGTCGGCGGATTTATGAAATATCAGGGATTTGATCGTGTCGAGGGGAAAGGGGCAATTGTCAGCGCGCTAAAACTGGATGAAACAAAAGCATCGCACAGCTGGGGGGTATTTGATCAGTATGCGTATGATTTTCTCCTCAAAAAACTCTCCGATGCCAAAAAACCTCAGTTCATCTATTTGATGACGACGAACAATCATCCCCCTTATGATATCCCACCCGAATACACGTCCAGACCTCTGGTATGGTCGAGTGGGATGACGAAGCACATGAACGGAGATCGGGCTTTGCTGGAAAAGCGGCTTCATGATTATGCGTATGCGTTGGATATGGCGGGACGCTTTATGGATGAGATCAAAAGTAATCCTGCATTTTCCAATACGGTCGTCGTCATCACCGCCGACAACAACACGATCGAATCGAGTATGAAATACGATGATCCGGTGGCAACCTCAAAGCTGATCCCTTTTTATCTCTATTTGCCAAAGCATCTGAAGCCGGCCGACATCGATACGTCGGTGGCCGGGTCGCATAAGGATATTTTTCCGACACTCTACAATTTAACGCTAAGCAATGCCGATTATGTATCAATGGGAGTTGATCTTCTGGCCCCGCATACACTTCATTGCGGATTTAATGATGCCGGTATTATTATTTCAGACCGTGGGGCATTTGAGGTTGATAAGGCCAAAAATGCGTATCAATCAGAGTGCAATGCGTATTACAAAGCAACGTTGGCCGCGGAGGAATATTTGATCCGTTCCCATTTGAAACAGAAACGGATTGAACAAAAGGATTAA
- a CDS encoding UDP-glucuronic acid decarboxylase family protein yields the protein MRKRILVTGGAGFVGSHLCRRLLNEGNDVICLDNFFTGSKENIIDLLPHPYFELIRHDVQEPILLEVDEIYNLACPASPPHYQFDPVATTRTSVLGAINMLDIARKCKAKILQASTSEVYGDPEVHPQPESYRGSVSTTGIRACYDEGKRCAETLFFDYYRQHGVKIKVIRIFNTYGPYMNPDDGRVVSNFIMQALRNQDITIYGAGTQTRSFQYVDDLVEGMIRLMNSDDSFTGPVNIGNPGEFTMLELAQKIITLTGSSSKLTYKPLPQDDPLQRQPDISLAKKELDWEPTIALEEGLKKTIAYFKSLTR from the coding sequence GTGCGCAAACGTATCTTGGTAACAGGGGGGGCCGGATTTGTCGGAAGCCATCTGTGCAGACGGCTTCTGAACGAAGGCAACGATGTCATCTGTCTGGATAATTTTTTCACCGGAAGCAAAGAGAATATTATCGACCTGTTGCCCCACCCTTATTTCGAGCTGATCCGTCATGACGTGCAAGAGCCTATTTTGCTGGAAGTCGATGAAATCTATAACCTCGCCTGCCCCGCTTCACCTCCCCATTATCAGTTTGATCCCGTAGCGACAACGCGCACGTCGGTACTCGGTGCCATCAATATGCTCGACATCGCCCGTAAATGCAAAGCCAAAATCTTGCAGGCCAGCACCAGCGAAGTATACGGAGATCCCGAAGTGCACCCTCAGCCCGAAAGCTACCGCGGCAGTGTCAGCACGACGGGGATACGCGCCTGCTATGACGAGGGGAAACGGTGTGCCGAAACGCTGTTTTTTGATTATTACCGACAACACGGCGTCAAAATAAAAGTCATCCGTATCTTTAACACCTACGGACCTTATATGAATCCGGATGACGGACGGGTCGTGAGCAATTTCATCATGCAGGCTCTGCGTAATCAAGACATCACTATTTACGGTGCAGGGACGCAAACGCGCAGTTTTCAGTATGTCGACGATCTCGTCGAGGGGATGATCCGACTCATGAACAGCGATGACAGTTTTACGGGTCCAGTGAATATCGGAAATCCGGGAGAGTTTACGATGTTGGAACTGGCTCAAAAAATAATCACCCTCACCGGTTCGTCGTCCAAACTGACTTATAAACCTCTTCCGCAAGACGATCCGCTTCAGCGGCAGCCTGATATCAGCTTGGCCAAAAAAGAGCTGGACTGGGAGCCGACCATCGCGCTCGAAGAGGGGTTGAAAAAAACGATTGCCTACTTTAAGTCACTTACACGATGA
- a CDS encoding glycosyltransferase family 4 protein, with the protein MNKPTHKQPTALICLSPHIGGMELASLKLAKTLSRYVDLTFIIQEGKFIHQQCLNNPDYRDIRFETIAFSRTLGPSLIRNGRKIVKKYGIKNVIFLGASELKSLYFSFLGLDINLIVRHGTIKSTPKKDWFHRLIYSNVAYHVPISKYMSGNVQQIIPFGPKSQMRVIVPSLPKPISTLPKTPSDTLRLLHAGRVTAGKGIDKAILACAILDENNIPFSFDNFGPADPKYAQKLEQLLKSITYADKIHIKGFTDSIYDEYQRHDIFIFPTPDEGYGNVMMEAISHGIIVIAFDNTAISNFGEMGFHIHLVEDQNLDALKERLLFIAQNLENEKALALENIGKASIKFASDREASEYLELLV; encoded by the coding sequence ATGAATAAGCCGACACATAAACAGCCGACCGCGCTCATCTGCCTCTCGCCACATATCGGGGGGATGGAGCTCGCCAGCCTCAAGCTGGCGAAAACCCTTAGCCGCTATGTCGATTTGACCTTTATCATTCAAGAAGGGAAGTTTATCCATCAGCAATGCCTGAACAATCCCGACTACCGCGACATACGTTTCGAAACTATCGCGTTTTCACGAACACTCGGCCCTTCTCTCATCCGAAACGGGCGAAAGATCGTCAAAAAATACGGTATCAAAAATGTCATATTTTTAGGGGCTTCCGAGCTTAAATCACTCTATTTTTCATTTTTGGGGCTGGATATCAACCTGATCGTCCGTCACGGAACAATCAAATCGACTCCGAAAAAGGACTGGTTTCATCGTCTAATCTATTCTAATGTCGCCTATCATGTCCCGATTTCCAAATACATGTCCGGCAATGTCCAACAGATCATCCCATTCGGTCCGAAAAGCCAGATGCGGGTCATCGTCCCATCACTTCCAAAGCCGATCAGCACCCTTCCTAAAACACCTTCCGATACCCTAAGATTATTACATGCCGGACGGGTCACTGCGGGCAAAGGGATCGACAAAGCCATTTTGGCATGCGCTATTTTGGACGAAAACAATATCCCATTCAGCTTCGACAACTTCGGGCCTGCCGATCCAAAATATGCCCAAAAGCTTGAGCAGTTGCTCAAATCTATCACCTATGCCGACAAAATCCATATCAAAGGGTTTACCGATTCCATCTACGATGAGTATCAACGGCACGATATTTTTATTTTCCCGACACCGGATGAGGGGTATGGAAACGTTATGATGGAGGCGATTTCCCACGGGATCATCGTCATCGCGTTTGACAATACCGCCATCAGCAATTTCGGAGAGATGGGATTTCATATCCATCTCGTCGAAGATCAAAATCTCGATGCTCTTAAAGAGCGGCTGCTGTTCATCGCGCAAAACCTGGAAAACGAAAAAGCGCTGGCGCTTGAGAATATCGGAAAAGCCTCCATTAAGTTTGCCTCGGATCGGGAAGCCTCCGAATACTTGGAACTTCTCGTTTAG
- a CDS encoding O-antigen ligase family protein, which produces MNHLYTKFLELRSDKDRLTLWMNNLIVVYMFFVPITAAVTSRIFIVILILFFLRGNIVHYAREVWKNRVVRAFSYFLMVYFIWLIGSDSLINGWHSISHVKNVLYLFVFLTVIDGRYINRIIGAFIVAMMVSEILSYSMFFGIIPWEFGIGDRFFYKAFCVGDPSPFLHHIHYGVVLAFTVVLLAQKVLYAKEDIRLKAIMFFFTLTASANIFVTGGRTGYIAFFPLLAFFFFYYHRKWILPALIGISIFAGAMYQSSDLLQNKVAQTVIEIEKLAQPTADFDSSLGQRVGFWIYSLEVIKDNFWFGVGTGDSMDEVFKRVLPKDDEVKSIAHEHNQYISVMLQFGLIGLLAFLNIFYQIYKYRPKDESLRFIQLAITMAIAMGLTMTIFNLRVFLHLWILMLAVSMIDRKHRSIQRDIQENRVFLFQVIGIGAVFYTAVFIKGFF; this is translated from the coding sequence ATGAATCATCTGTACACTAAATTTCTTGAGCTGCGAAGCGATAAAGACAGGCTAACCCTATGGATGAACAATCTGATTGTCGTCTATATGTTTTTCGTTCCGATTACCGCAGCGGTTACCAGCCGTATTTTCATCGTTATTTTGATTTTGTTTTTTTTACGCGGAAATATCGTTCATTATGCAAGAGAAGTGTGGAAAAACAGGGTAGTCCGTGCATTTAGCTATTTTCTGATGGTCTATTTCATTTGGCTAATCGGCTCTGATAGCCTTATAAACGGATGGCATTCCATAAGCCACGTAAAAAACGTACTTTATCTTTTTGTCTTTTTAACGGTGATCGACGGACGTTATATCAATCGGATTATCGGCGCTTTTATCGTAGCGATGATGGTGAGCGAAATTTTATCGTATTCGATGTTTTTCGGGATCATTCCGTGGGAATTCGGCATCGGCGACCGGTTTTTCTATAAAGCATTTTGTGTAGGGGATCCGTCACCTTTTTTACACCATATCCATTACGGTGTAGTCCTCGCCTTTACGGTCGTACTATTGGCTCAAAAGGTCTTGTATGCCAAAGAGGATATCCGTTTAAAAGCGATCATGTTCTTTTTTACCCTTACCGCATCGGCAAATATTTTCGTGACGGGAGGGAGAACCGGATACATCGCTTTTTTCCCTTTACTTGCCTTTTTCTTTTTTTATTATCACCGAAAATGGATACTCCCCGCATTGATCGGAATTTCTATCTTTGCGGGGGCTATGTATCAAAGCAGCGATTTACTGCAAAACAAAGTGGCTCAAACGGTTATAGAGATTGAAAAACTTGCCCAGCCTACCGCTGATTTTGATTCTTCTTTGGGGCAGCGTGTCGGATTTTGGATATACAGTCTAGAGGTTATCAAAGATAATTTCTGGTTCGGTGTGGGGACGGGAGATTCAATGGATGAGGTGTTTAAGCGTGTTTTGCCGAAAGATGACGAGGTAAAATCCATCGCCCATGAGCACAACCAGTACATTAGTGTCATGCTGCAATTCGGACTCATCGGCTTATTGGCATTTTTGAATATTTTTTATCAAATCTATAAATATCGGCCGAAGGATGAAAGTCTCCGTTTCATACAACTGGCGATTACGATGGCAATCGCTATGGGGTTAACGATGACGATCTTTAATCTGCGCGTATTTTTGCATCTGTGGATATTGATGCTGGCCGTCAGCATGATCGATCGTAAACATCGGAGCATTCAGCGCGACATTCAGGAAAATAGGGTGTTTTTATTTCAGGTCATAGGGATAGGAGCCGTATTTTATACGGCTGTCTTTATTAAAGGCTTTTTCTAA
- a CDS encoding glycosyltransferase: MKVSVIIAVYKDIQSLDLILQALKKQTYTNFEVIVAEDNNSPAMADYIKTVEGLEILHTFQDDDGVRKSRSQNNGILASTGEYLIFIDGDIIPYSTFIEGHVALASKDAVLAGRRVNLSEDLSKKLRAGTLHPYTLEKFYLFFALGLLFDRNARFEQGIYFNPHGLLYKLFIEKRLRNTSLIGCNFSCYKEAMVAINGFDESFGASSLPDDVDLDWRFRAYGLTLKSCKNSANTFHLFHKKQNNPTSAEQRERFEKNKAGNIFVTKYGLNLHESSVH; the protein is encoded by the coding sequence ATGAAAGTCAGTGTAATCATAGCGGTCTATAAAGATATCCAATCTTTGGATTTGATTTTACAGGCGCTTAAAAAACAGACCTATACAAATTTTGAAGTGATTGTCGCCGAAGACAATAACAGCCCCGCAATGGCCGATTATATTAAAACGGTCGAGGGACTGGAGATTTTACACACGTTTCAAGACGACGACGGTGTTCGAAAATCCCGTTCGCAAAACAACGGAATTTTAGCCAGTACGGGAGAATATCTAATTTTTATCGACGGCGATATCATCCCGTACTCTACGTTTATCGAAGGGCATGTGGCATTGGCGAGCAAAGATGCGGTTTTGGCGGGTCGCAGGGTTAATCTCTCTGAGGATTTATCTAAAAAATTACGAGCCGGTACGCTTCATCCGTATACACTTGAAAAATTCTATTTGTTTTTTGCGCTCGGGTTGCTGTTTGACCGAAATGCCCGATTTGAACAGGGGATATATTTTAATCCGCACGGATTGCTCTATAAACTCTTCATAGAAAAGCGGCTTAGAAATACCAGTTTGATCGGGTGCAATTTTTCGTGTTATAAAGAGGCCATGGTGGCGATTAACGGCTTTGACGAGAGTTTCGGTGCATCTTCGCTTCCTGATGACGTCGATTTGGATTGGCGGTTTAGAGCGTATGGTTTGACATTGAAATCGTGCAAGAACAGTGCCAATACCTTTCATCTGTTTCATAAAAAACAAAACAATCCCACTTCGGCCGAACAGAGGGAAAGATTTGAAAAAAATAAGGCCGGGAATATATTCGTGACCAAATACGGTTTAAATCTGCATGAATCATCTGTACACTAA
- a CDS encoding glycosyltransferase family 4 protein, translating to MNKKINLLELCLSPDLGGLELYMVRAAKALDESMNVLSVINPSGKLEQYYQGTPYRYVTLKKKSNLVMFASARKLAQIIDEHEIDIVHLHWTKDIPIAVSAKVFSKRKPKLVQTRNMTMTRFKNDFYHRFLYRNIDLMLPVTHQVADQIRTFIPESVRPKVEVLYMGSDRPELLDPQEIDALRKELGMEDTFAVGMVGRINEAKGQHLLIEAVARINDPSVHAYFVGHEMKKGYTDQLRAMAEKLGVGERIHFLGFMKNPHHFYQACDAVVLASKRETFGLVLIEAMQVGTAVIGSNSGGVVEIIDDNETGLLFEALNSESLAEKIALLKDEPLKHRLAEAGRIKAEKVFSNEKQFEALKTILMNEKI from the coding sequence ATGAATAAAAAAATCAATCTTTTGGAACTGTGCCTCTCCCCCGATTTGGGCGGATTGGAACTCTACATGGTCAGAGCCGCCAAAGCGCTGGATGAATCGATGAACGTTCTCAGTGTTATTAATCCCTCGGGTAAGCTGGAGCAGTATTACCAAGGTACCCCGTACCGCTATGTGACGCTCAAGAAAAAATCGAATCTGGTGATGTTTGCATCGGCGCGAAAACTCGCACAGATCATCGATGAACACGAGATCGACATCGTCCATCTGCATTGGACCAAAGATATTCCGATCGCAGTGAGCGCTAAAGTATTTTCCAAGCGCAAGCCGAAACTTGTCCAAACCCGAAACATGACGATGACCCGGTTCAAAAACGATTTTTATCACCGTTTTTTATATCGAAACATCGATTTGATGCTCCCCGTAACCCATCAAGTGGCTGATCAGATCAGGACGTTTATCCCCGAGTCTGTCCGACCGAAAGTCGAAGTGCTTTACATGGGTTCGGATCGTCCCGAGCTTTTGGATCCCCAAGAAATTGACGCTTTGCGCAAAGAATTGGGGATGGAGGATACATTTGCCGTCGGTATGGTCGGACGGATCAACGAAGCCAAAGGGCAGCATCTTCTAATTGAGGCCGTCGCACGGATTAACGATCCTTCCGTTCACGCCTATTTCGTTGGGCATGAAATGAAAAAAGGGTATACCGATCAGCTGCGAGCAATGGCGGAAAAACTGGGAGTGGGGGAGAGAATCCACTTTTTAGGATTCATGAAAAATCCGCACCATTTCTATCAGGCGTGTGACGCCGTTGTCCTCGCTTCCAAGCGGGAGACGTTCGGACTTGTTTTGATTGAAGCGATGCAGGTGGGAACGGCGGTTATCGGTTCCAACAGCGGAGGTGTCGTTGAGATCATTGACGACAATGAGACGGGGCTGTTGTTCGAAGCGCTTAACAGCGAAAGTTTGGCCGAAAAAATAGCCCTTTTGAAAGACGAACCGTTAAAACACCGATTGGCCGAAGCGGGGAGAATCAAAGCAGAGAAGGTTTTCTCGAACGAGAAACAGTTTGAAGCCTTAAAAACCATTTTAATGAACGAGAAGATATGA
- a CDS encoding glycosyltransferase family 2 protein: MKITANIITLNEEKNIEAAIRSVLSVCDEILVVDSQSTDRTREIAESLGAKVIVQPYLGDGLQKAFGAPLAKNEWILSLDADERLDTNAIEAIKHLDLENTAYDAFSFARKTYVGKHFIKLWYPDRVTRLYNRSKCGFESSGGHAKVKTDNVKALNADMLHYSYADYAEMIKTSHKFITRGARIAHEEGKRSSKYDPFLHGFGALFKALILKGGMFHGIHGWNVAVISAFSSYMKYALMLELQENE; the protein is encoded by the coding sequence ATGAAGATAACAGCAAATATTATTACGTTGAACGAAGAAAAGAATATCGAAGCGGCAATCCGATCGGTCTTAAGCGTTTGTGACGAAATCTTAGTGGTGGATTCGCAAAGTACCGACAGAACCCGCGAGATCGCCGAGTCATTGGGCGCTAAAGTTATCGTACAGCCTTATCTGGGAGACGGTCTGCAAAAAGCGTTCGGTGCCCCTTTGGCTAAAAATGAGTGGATATTGAGTCTGGATGCGGATGAGAGGCTCGATACGAATGCGATTGAGGCGATCAAACATCTGGATCTTGAAAATACCGCTTATGACGCATTTTCATTCGCCCGTAAAACGTATGTCGGGAAACATTTTATCAAGCTGTGGTATCCCGATCGGGTAACGCGTCTGTATAACCGGAGCAAATGCGGTTTTGAATCCTCCGGCGGACATGCAAAAGTAAAAACAGATAACGTAAAGGCACTTAATGCCGATATGCTTCATTACTCGTACGCCGATTATGCCGAGATGATCAAAACGAGCCATAAATTCATTACCCGCGGTGCACGAATCGCTCATGAAGAGGGGAAACGCTCTTCGAAATACGATCCTTTTCTTCACGGCTTCGGCGCGTTGTTTAAAGCCCTGATTTTAAAAGGGGGGATGTTTCACGGTATCCACGGCTGGAACGTTGCCGTCATCTCCGCGTTTAGTTCGTACATGAAATATGCCCTTATGCTGGAGTTGCAGGAAAATGAATAA